A region from the Hydra vulgaris chromosome 08, alternate assembly HydraT2T_AEP genome encodes:
- the LOC136082893 gene encoding uncharacterized protein LOC136082893: protein MSLKVNDTFLSWDEFFRAVEIHCNETFQPMVKHGCKLSVTANAKIKLDQKPYPEMFKYVYYNLICTHGGFNSSKGIGKRNSGSAKNNCPAKIYAALTKDRTKIIVKQMIETHNHVIDQDLYKHYVQNRKLSNEEKAKVKELSRLGVTTKVIADEMRKSTGKSIINKDIWNIKDKIRQEEKICPSSKNVLNAAELLVKVVDKRRESDPGLVSQYGMSDDNTLQFLFVQTSVMRSTFSKFPEHICIDATYCLNNSDMPLVSFLCVDGNGFSHIIAFALIANESEVMLGQIFKTFKAYNTSWNSIKTFMIDKDMSELTTLEQNFPNSFCEICLFHVKKAFKKKIADLSCTTDVKRKISVYLDTLCHSRDQSIFEKQKQLLLSLDECFAEYFLNNWDHMRDRWVFYKRATHLNFGDTTNNRIESYHQKLKSVITHPIDLHQCLDKIFFLNDMFLEECKFKQFKSLTKKYFSELSYLHNIITPYAIKHVSLELVKSTQYDLILQSNNTHNVIIGENTYIVSEKSCNCKFFMNMCLPCRHLIAVSQYLGNEKLSLDWFIPRWHVANNNFEGSPIPYENTKVENSNSRTPALDKIQKYKLIKVCSDKLVNKMVEFGTETFQYYLKQLDKFEEMISYGKRFEIFIEDQQVSDNKTTSISSESFVVAPGSSSSSVNNDPMESSNKNKIMNEYQDIEFFVKNNEDPFIDDHVKDEVTGLEDNHIDFTTESIYQQEQINESLDVQRLKLIKPPLKVAKRGRPRGSGQTALGLIKKTVKRKCCFCKKCHPDKNLRKGLKTKWMKCTKCVRYFHDVCLGDKPLHDLHLCLFCIS from the exons ATGTCGCTAAAGGTTAATGATACTTTCTTATCCTGGGATGAATTTTTTCGAGCAGTTGAAATACACTGTAATGAAACATTCCAACCCATGGTTAAACATGGTTGCAAGCTATCGGTAACAGCTAATGCTAAGATTAAACTCGACCAAAAACCTTATcctgaaatgtttaaatacgTGTACTATAATTTAATTTGCACACATGGAGGATTCAATTCAAGCAAAGGAATAGGGAAAAGAAATTCAGG ATCAGCCAAAAATAACTGTCCAGCCAAAATTTATGCTGCTTTAACAAAAGATAGAACAAAGATAATTGTTAAACAAATGATAGAAACACACAATCATGTTATTG aTCAAGATCTTTACAAGCACTATGTCCAAAATAGAAAGCTATCAAATGAAGAGAAGGCTAAAGTTAAAGAACTGAGTCGTCTTGGTGTTACTACTAAAGTAATTGCTGATGAAATGAGAAAAAGTACAGGGAAATCCATTATAAATAAGGACATTTGGAACATCAAGGATAAAATTCGTCAAGAA GAAAAAATATGCCcatcttcaaaaaatgttttaaatgctgCAGAACTGCTAGTGAAAGTAGTAGATAAAAGAAGAGAGAGTGATCCTGGACTGGTATCACAATATGGTATGTCAGATGATAATACTcttcagtttttatttgttcaaactAGTGTAATGAGATCCACATTTAGTAAGTTTCCTGAGCACATTTGTATTGACGCCACCTACTGTCTCAACAACAGTGATATGCCACTGGTATCATTTTTATGCGTGGATGGGAATGGATTTTCCCATATAATTGCTTTTGCTTTAATTGCCAATGAGTCAGAAGTGATGCttggtcaaatttttaaaacctttaaagcTTATAATACTTCTTGGAATTccattaaaacatttatgataGACAAAGATATGAGTGAATTAACAACACTGGAGCAAAATTTTCCTAATAGTTTTTGTGAAATTTGTTTGTTTCATGTTAAAAAAGCTTTCAAGAAAAAGATTGCAGACTTATCATGTACCACtgatgttaaaagaaaaatttctgtATACCTGGATACACTTTGTCATTCAAGAGATCAgtcaatatttgaaaaacagaaACAGTTGCTTTTGTCTCTTGATGAGTGCTTTGcagaatactttttaaataattgggATCATATGCGTGATCGTTGGGTTTTTTATAAACGAGCAACACATTTAAACTTTGGCGACACCACTAATAATAGAATAGAATCTTATCATCAGAAATTGAAAAGTGTAATAACTCACCCAATAGATTTACATCAGTgtcttgataaaatattttttttaaatgacatgtTTTTAGAGGAGTGCAAATTCAagcaatttaaaagtttaaccaaaaaatacttttctgaGTTGTCCTACCTTCACAACATAATTACACCATATGCTATAAAACATGTATCGCTTGAGCTTGTAAAAAGTACACaatatgatttaattttgcAATCTAACAATACTCACAACGTGATTATTGGTGAAAACACTTATATAGTGAGTGAAAAGTCgtgtaattgtaaattttttatgaatatgtgTTTGCCCTGTCGTCATCTTATTGCTGTTTCCCAATATTTGGGTAATGAAAAGTTGAGTTTAGATTGGTTTATTCCAAGATGGCATGTTGcgaataataattttgaaggCTCGCCTATTCCATATGAAAATACTAAAGTAGAGAATTCTAATTCGAGAACTCCAGCACTAGACAAAATTcagaaatataaacttatcaaGGTTTGCTCTGATAAGCTAGTAAACAAAATGGTGGAATTTGGTACAGAAACGTTTCAGTATTATCTAAAGCAGTTAGATAAATTTGAAGAGATGATTAGTTATGGCaaaagatttgaaattttcattgaaGATCAACAAGTATCAGATAATAAGACAACTTCTATCTCATCCGAAAGTTTTGTAGTGGCTCCTGGAAGTTCCAGTAGTTCAGTAAACAATGATCCTATGGAatcttctaataaaaataaaattatgaatgaATATCAAGATATTGAATTCTTTGTCAAAAATAATGAAGATCCATTCATTGATGACCATGTAAAAGATGAAGTCACTGGATTAGAGGATAATCATATTGATTTTACGACTGAAAGTATATATCAACAAGAACAGATAAATGAGTCTTTAGATGTCCAAAggttaaaacttattaaaccaCCACTTAAAGTTGCTAAGAGAGGCAGGCCTAGGGGTTCTGGCCAAACAGCGTTAgggttaattaaaaaaacagtaaaaaggAAATGCTGCTTTTGCAAAAAGTGTCATCCAGATAAGAATTTACGGAAgggattaaaaacaaaatggatgaAATGCACCAAATGTGTCAGATATTTTCATGATGTGTGCTTAGGAGATAAGCCTCTACATGATTTACATCTATgtttattttgcattagttaA